A region from the Leopardus geoffroyi isolate Oge1 chromosome E3, O.geoffroyi_Oge1_pat1.0, whole genome shotgun sequence genome encodes:
- the LOC123588950 gene encoding NADPH--cytochrome P450 reductase isoform X1 produces MGDSNVDASATVSETVAEEVSLFSMTDMILFSLIMGLLTYWFLFRKKKDEIPEFTRIQPVTSSVKDSSFVEKMKKTGRNIIVFYGSQTGTAEEFANRLSKDAHRYGMRGMAADPEEYDLADLGSLPEIENSLAVFCMATYGEGDPTDNAQDFYDWLQETDMDLSGVKYAVFGLGNKTYEHFNAMGKYVDKRLEQLGAQRIFELGMGDDDGNLEEDFITWREQFWPAVCEHFGVEATGEESSIRQYELVVHTDIDVAKVYTGEMGRLKSYENQKPPFDAKNPFLAEVTTNRKLNQGTERHLMHLELDISDSKLRYESGDHVAVYPANDSALVSQLGKILGADLDVIMSLNNLDEESNKKHPFPCPTSYRTAFTYYLDITNPPRTNVLYELAQYASEPSEQEHLRKMASSSGEGKELYLSWVVEARRHILAILQDYPSLRPPIDHLCELLPRLQARYYSIASSSKVHPNSVHICAVAVEYETKSGRINKGVATNWLRAKEPAGENGRRALVPMFVRKSQFRLPFKATTPVIMVGPGTGVAPFIGFIQERAWLRQQGKDVGETLLYYGCRRSDEDYLYREELTQFHKDGSLTQLNVAFSREQPHKVYVQHLLKRDKEHLWKLIHEGGAHIYVCGDARNMARDVQNTFYDIVAEVGAMEHAQAVDYIKKLMTKGRYSLDVWS; encoded by the exons GACCTCCTCTGTCAAAGACAGCAGCTTTGTGGAAAAGATGAAGAAGACG GGCAGGAACATCATCGTGTTCTACGGCTCCCAGACGGGGACGGCAGAAGAGTTTGCCAACCGCTTGTCCAAGGACGCGCACCGCTACGGGATGCGGGGCATGGCTGCAGACCCCGAGGAGTATGACTTG GCCGACCTGGGCAGCCTGCCGGAGATCGAGAACTCCCTGGCGGTGTTCTGCATGGCCACCTATGGTGAGGGGGACCCCACGGACAATGCACAGGACTTCTACGACTGGCTCCAGGAGACAGATATGGACCTCTCCGGAGTCAAGTATGCG GTGTTTGGTCTCGGGAACAAGACCTACGAGCACTTCAATGCCATGGGCAAGTATGTGGACAAGCGGCTGGAGCAGCTCGGCGCCCAGCGGATCTTCGAGCTGGGGATGGGCGATGACGATGGGAA CCTGGAGGAGGACTTCATCACGTGGCGAGAGCAGTTCTGGCCGGCCGTGTGCGAACACTTTGGGGTGGAAGCCACCGGAGAGGAGTCCAG CATTCGCCAGTACGAGCTCGTGGTCCATACAGACATAGACGTGGCCAAGGTGTACACGGGAGAGATGGGCCGACTGAAGAGCTACGAGAACCAGAAACC CCCCTTTGATGCCAAGAATCCATTCTTGGCTGAGGTCACCACCAACCGGAAGCTGAACCAGGGAACTGAGCGACACCTCATGCACCTGGAATTAGACATCTCAGACTCCAAACTCAG GTATGAATCTGGGGACCATGTGGCCGTTTACCCAGCCAATGACTCTGCCCTGGTCAGCCAGCTCGGCAAGATCTTGGGTGCTGACCTGGACGTCATCATGTCCCTGAACAATCTGGACG agGAGTCCAACAAGAAgcaccccttcccctgccccacctcgTACCGCACGGCCTTCACCTACTACCTGGACATCACCAACCCGCCACGCACCAATGTGCTCTACGAGCTGGCACAGTACGCCTCGGAGCCCTCTGAGCAGGAGCACTTGCGCAAGATGGCGTCCTCCTCGGGCGAGGGCAAG GAGCTGTACCTGAGCTGGGTGGTGGAGGCTCGGCGGCACATCCTGGCCATCCTGCAGGACTACCCGTCCCTGCGGCCCCCCATCGACCACCTGTGTGAGCTGCTGCCTCGTCTCCAGGCCCGCTACTACTCCATCGCCTCATCCTCCAAG GTCCACCCCAACTCTGTGCACATCTGTGCCGTGGCGGTGGAGTACGAGACCAAGTCTGGCCGCATCAACAAGGGGGTGGCCACCAACTGGCTACGGGCCAAGGAGCCTGCAGGGGAGAACGGCCGCCGGGCCCTGGTGCCCATGTTTGTGCGCAAGTCCCAGTTCCGCCTGCCCTTCAAGGCCACCACCCCTGTCATCATGGTGGGCCCTGGCACAGGGGTGGCACCCTTCATAGGCTTCATCCAGGAGCGGGCCTGGCTGCGGCAGCAGG GCAAGGACGTGGGGGAGACGCTGCTCTACTACGGCTGCCGCCGGTCTGACGAGGACTATCTGTACCGCGAAGAGCTGACTCAGTTCCACAAGGACGGCTCCCTCACCCAGCTCAACGTGGCCTTCTCTCGGGAGCAGCCCCACAAG gtctacGTGCAGCACTTACTGAAGAGGGACAAGGAGCACCTGTGGAAGCTGATCCATGAGGGGGGTGCCCACATCTACGTCTGCGG GGATGCTCGGAACATGGCAAGGGATGTGCAGAACACCTTCTACGACATCGTGGCCGAGGTGGGGGCCATGGAGCACGCCCAGGCCGTGGACTACATCAAGAAGCTGATGACCAAGGGCCGCTACTCCCTGGACGTGTGGAGCTAG
- the LOC123588950 gene encoding NADPH--cytochrome P450 reductase isoform X2 — protein sequence MGCTYSSPRDEPTLRTSSVKDSSFVEKMKKTGRNIIVFYGSQTGTAEEFANRLSKDAHRYGMRGMAADPEEYDLADLGSLPEIENSLAVFCMATYGEGDPTDNAQDFYDWLQETDMDLSGVKYAVFGLGNKTYEHFNAMGKYVDKRLEQLGAQRIFELGMGDDDGNLEEDFITWREQFWPAVCEHFGVEATGEESSIRQYELVVHTDIDVAKVYTGEMGRLKSYENQKPPFDAKNPFLAEVTTNRKLNQGTERHLMHLELDISDSKLRYESGDHVAVYPANDSALVSQLGKILGADLDVIMSLNNLDEESNKKHPFPCPTSYRTAFTYYLDITNPPRTNVLYELAQYASEPSEQEHLRKMASSSGEGKELYLSWVVEARRHILAILQDYPSLRPPIDHLCELLPRLQARYYSIASSSKVHPNSVHICAVAVEYETKSGRINKGVATNWLRAKEPAGENGRRALVPMFVRKSQFRLPFKATTPVIMVGPGTGVAPFIGFIQERAWLRQQGKDVGETLLYYGCRRSDEDYLYREELTQFHKDGSLTQLNVAFSREQPHKVYVQHLLKRDKEHLWKLIHEGGAHIYVCGDARNMARDVQNTFYDIVAEVGAMEHAQAVDYIKKLMTKGRYSLDVWS from the exons ATGGGGTGCACGTACTCCTCTCCGCGGGACGAGCCAACCTTGAG GACCTCCTCTGTCAAAGACAGCAGCTTTGTGGAAAAGATGAAGAAGACG GGCAGGAACATCATCGTGTTCTACGGCTCCCAGACGGGGACGGCAGAAGAGTTTGCCAACCGCTTGTCCAAGGACGCGCACCGCTACGGGATGCGGGGCATGGCTGCAGACCCCGAGGAGTATGACTTG GCCGACCTGGGCAGCCTGCCGGAGATCGAGAACTCCCTGGCGGTGTTCTGCATGGCCACCTATGGTGAGGGGGACCCCACGGACAATGCACAGGACTTCTACGACTGGCTCCAGGAGACAGATATGGACCTCTCCGGAGTCAAGTATGCG GTGTTTGGTCTCGGGAACAAGACCTACGAGCACTTCAATGCCATGGGCAAGTATGTGGACAAGCGGCTGGAGCAGCTCGGCGCCCAGCGGATCTTCGAGCTGGGGATGGGCGATGACGATGGGAA CCTGGAGGAGGACTTCATCACGTGGCGAGAGCAGTTCTGGCCGGCCGTGTGCGAACACTTTGGGGTGGAAGCCACCGGAGAGGAGTCCAG CATTCGCCAGTACGAGCTCGTGGTCCATACAGACATAGACGTGGCCAAGGTGTACACGGGAGAGATGGGCCGACTGAAGAGCTACGAGAACCAGAAACC CCCCTTTGATGCCAAGAATCCATTCTTGGCTGAGGTCACCACCAACCGGAAGCTGAACCAGGGAACTGAGCGACACCTCATGCACCTGGAATTAGACATCTCAGACTCCAAACTCAG GTATGAATCTGGGGACCATGTGGCCGTTTACCCAGCCAATGACTCTGCCCTGGTCAGCCAGCTCGGCAAGATCTTGGGTGCTGACCTGGACGTCATCATGTCCCTGAACAATCTGGACG agGAGTCCAACAAGAAgcaccccttcccctgccccacctcgTACCGCACGGCCTTCACCTACTACCTGGACATCACCAACCCGCCACGCACCAATGTGCTCTACGAGCTGGCACAGTACGCCTCGGAGCCCTCTGAGCAGGAGCACTTGCGCAAGATGGCGTCCTCCTCGGGCGAGGGCAAG GAGCTGTACCTGAGCTGGGTGGTGGAGGCTCGGCGGCACATCCTGGCCATCCTGCAGGACTACCCGTCCCTGCGGCCCCCCATCGACCACCTGTGTGAGCTGCTGCCTCGTCTCCAGGCCCGCTACTACTCCATCGCCTCATCCTCCAAG GTCCACCCCAACTCTGTGCACATCTGTGCCGTGGCGGTGGAGTACGAGACCAAGTCTGGCCGCATCAACAAGGGGGTGGCCACCAACTGGCTACGGGCCAAGGAGCCTGCAGGGGAGAACGGCCGCCGGGCCCTGGTGCCCATGTTTGTGCGCAAGTCCCAGTTCCGCCTGCCCTTCAAGGCCACCACCCCTGTCATCATGGTGGGCCCTGGCACAGGGGTGGCACCCTTCATAGGCTTCATCCAGGAGCGGGCCTGGCTGCGGCAGCAGG GCAAGGACGTGGGGGAGACGCTGCTCTACTACGGCTGCCGCCGGTCTGACGAGGACTATCTGTACCGCGAAGAGCTGACTCAGTTCCACAAGGACGGCTCCCTCACCCAGCTCAACGTGGCCTTCTCTCGGGAGCAGCCCCACAAG gtctacGTGCAGCACTTACTGAAGAGGGACAAGGAGCACCTGTGGAAGCTGATCCATGAGGGGGGTGCCCACATCTACGTCTGCGG GGATGCTCGGAACATGGCAAGGGATGTGCAGAACACCTTCTACGACATCGTGGCCGAGGTGGGGGCCATGGAGCACGCCCAGGCCGTGGACTACATCAAGAAGCTGATGACCAAGGGCCGCTACTCCCTGGACGTGTGGAGCTAG
- the TMEM120A gene encoding ion channel TACAN — protein MHPPAPGPLGDCLRDWEELQQDFQSLQETHRLYRLKLEELIKLQNSCTSSITRQKKRLQELALVLKKCKPSLQSEAEEAARELENQIKERQGLFFDMEAYLPKKNGLYLSLVLGNVNVTLLSKQAKFAYKDEYEKFKLYLTIILIVISFTCRFLLNSRVTDAAFNFLLVWYYCTLTIRESILINNGSRIKGWWVFHHYVSTFLSGVMLTWPDGLMYQKFRNQFLSFSMYQSFVQFLQYYYQSGCLYRLRALGERHTMDLTVEGFQSWMWRGLTFLLPFLFFGHFWQLFNALTLFNLARDPECKEWQVLMCGFPFLLLFLGNFFTTLRVVHQKFHSQRRGSKKE, from the exons ATGCACCCCCCGGCCCCGGGCCCGTTAGGCGACTGCCTGCGGGACTGGGAGGAGCTGCAGCAGGACTTCCAGAGCCTCCAG gAGACCCACCGGCTGTACCGCCTGAAGCTGGAGGAGCTGATCAAGCTGCAGAACAGTTGTACCAGCTCTATCACTCGGCAGAAGAAGCGGCTCCAGGAGCTGGCTCTTGTCCTGAAGAA ATGCAAACCCTCCCTTCAGTCGGAGGCTGAGGAGGCTGCACGGGAACTGGAGAACCAGATCAAGGAGCGCCAAGGCCTCTTCTTTGATATGGAGGCCTATTTGCCCAAGAAGAATGG GTTGTACCTGAGCCTGGTTCTGGGCAATGTCAACGTGACACTCCTGAGCAAGCAGGCTAA GTTTGCCTACAAGGACGAGTACGAGAAGTTCAAGCTCTACCTCACCATCATCCTCATCGTCATCTCCTTCACCTGCCGCTTCCTCCTCAACTCCAG gGTGACAGACGCCGCCTTCAACTTCCTGCTGGTCTGGTATTACTGCACGCTGACCATCCGAGAGAGCATCCTCATCAACAATGGCTCCCG GATCAAAGGCTGGTGGGTTTTCCATCATTACGTGTCCACCTTCCTGTCGGGAGTCATGCTGACGTG GCCTGACGGCCTCATGTACCAGAAGTTCCGGAACCAATTCCTGTCTTTCTCCATGTACCAGA gctttgTGCAGTTTCTGCAGTATTACTACCAGAGCGGCTGCCTGTACCGCCTACGGGCCCTGGGCGAGAGGCACACTATGGACCTCACTGTGG AGGGCTTCCAGTCCTGGATGTGGCGGGGCCTCACCTTCCTgctgccctttcttttctttggacaC TTCTGGCAGCTTTTTAACGCGCTGACGTTGTTCAACCTGGCCCGGGATCCTGAGTGCAAGGAGTGGCag GTGCTCATGTGCGGCTTCCCCTTCCTCCTACTCTTCCTTGGCAACTTCTTCACCACCCTGCGGGTTGTGCACCAGAAATTCCACAGTCAGAGGCGTGGGAGCAAGAAAGAATGA